Proteins co-encoded in one Oreochromis aureus strain Israel breed Guangdong linkage group 3, ZZ_aureus, whole genome shotgun sequence genomic window:
- the LOC120438159 gene encoding tripartite motif-containing protein 16-like: MAQKGVQLDRETFSCSICLDLLKDPVTTACGHSYCMNCIQGFWDEEDRKGIHSCPQCRKTFTPRPVLEKNIMLAALVEQLKKTGLQAAPADHCYAGPEDVACDGCTGRKRKAIKSCLVCLISYCEKHLQPHYDAAPLKKHKLVAPSKKLQENICSRHDEVMKIFCRTDQQSICYLCTVDEHKGHETVPAAAERTEKQKELEVRRLNIQQRIQEREKDVKLLQQEVEAINGSADKAVEDSEKMFTELIRLIQKRSSDVKQQVRSQQETEVSRVKELQEKLEQKIAELKRKDGELEQLSHTEDHNQFLHNYPSLSALSESTHSSSINIRPLRYFEDVTAAVSETRDKLQDILREEWTNISLTVTEEDVLLSPPEPKTRAGFLKYSHEITLDPNTANTHLLLSEGNRKVTLMKQQQSYSDHPDRFTDYSQVLSRESLTGRCYWEVEWRGEGVFVAVAYKNISRAGSSNNCLFGYNMKSWALYCDTNSYKFFHNNILTDLSGPRSSRVGVYLDHRAGIRSFYSVSETMTLLHRVQTTFTQPLYAGLWLTHGDGVTAELIKVK; encoded by the coding sequence ATGGCACAGAAAGGAGTTCAGCTGGACCGAGAAACCTTctcttgttccatctgtttggatctactgaaggatccggtgactacagcctgtggacacagctactgcatgaaCTGTATTCAAGGTTTCTGGGATGAAGAGGACAGGAAgggaatccacagctgccctcagtgcaggaagactttcacaccgaggcctgtcctggagaaaaacatcatgttagcagctttagtggagcagctgaagaagactggactccaagctgctccagctgatcactgctatgctggacctgaagatgtggcctgtgatggcTGCACTGGGAGGAAACGGAAAGCCATCAAGTCCTGTTTAGTCTGTTTAATttcttactgtgagaaacacctccaacctcactatgatgcagctccattaaagaaacacaagctggtggcgccctccaagaagctccaggagaacatctgctctcgtcatgatgaggtgatgaagattttctgtcgtactgatcagcagagtatctgttatctctgcacagtggatgaacataaaggccatgaaacagtcccagctgcagcagaaaggactgagaagcagaaggagctcgaggtgagacgactaaacatccagcagagaatccaggagcgagagaaagatgtgaagctgcttcaacaggaggtggaggccatcaatggctctgctgataaagcagtggaggacagtgagaagatgttcactgagctgatccgtctcatccagaaaagaagctctgatgtgaagcagcaggtcagatcccagcaggaaactgaagtgagtcgagtcaaagagcttcaggagaagctggagcagaagatcgctgagctgaagaggaaagacggcgagctggagcagctctcacacacagaggatcacaaccagtttctacacaactacccctcactgtcagcactcagtgagtctacacactcatccagcatcaatattcgtcctctgaggtactttgaggatgtgacagcagctgtgtcagagaccagagataaactacaggacattctgagagaagaatggacaaacatctcactgacagtcactgaagaggatgttttactgtcaccaccagagccaaagaccagagctggattcttaaaatattcacatgaaatcacactggatccaaacacagcaaacacacatctgttattatctgaggggaacagaaaagtaacattaatgaaacaacaacagtcttattctgatcatccagacagattcactGACTATTCTCAggtcctgagtagagagagtctgactggacgttgttactgggaggtggagtggagaggtGAAGGAGTATTTGTAGCAGTCGCATACAAAAATATCAGCAGAGCAGGGAGCTCAAATAATTGTTTATTTGGATACAATATGAAATCTTGGGCATTATATTGTGACACAAACAGTTATAAATTTTTTCATAACAATATTCTAACTGACCTCTCAGGTCCTCGgtcctccagagtaggagtgtacctggatcacagagcaggtattcggtctttctacagcgtctctgaaaccatgactctcctccacagagtccagaccacattcactcagccgctctatgctggactttGGCTTACACATGGAGATGGAGTCACTGCAGAGTTGATTAAAGTCAAATAG